A genome region from Coprococcus phoceensis includes the following:
- a CDS encoding TIR domain-containing protein has protein sequence MPNLYDYRLFISHAWKYGENYNRLIDLLDNASYFSYFNYSAPTQKPLFPPGTPKTNLEIQELITAKIRPSQITIVISGMYAAYSDWMQYEISESVRMGKPILGIYPWGQDRAPIAVTNAADEMVRWNTSSIVNAVRKLVP, from the coding sequence ATGCCAAATTTATATGATTATCGTTTATTTATTAGTCACGCATGGAAATACGGAGAAAACTATAACCGATTAATTGATTTACTAGATAATGCATCTTATTTCTCCTATTTTAATTATTCAGCACCAACCCAAAAGCCATTGTTCCCACCAGGAACTCCAAAAACCAATTTAGAAATACAAGAGCTAATTACAGCAAAAATACGACCATCTCAAATTACAATCGTGATTTCCGGAATGTATGCTGCATATAGCGATTGGATGCAGTATGAAATCAGTGAATCTGTTCGAATGGGAAAACCTATTTTAGGTATTTACCCTTGGGGACAAGATCGTGCACCTATAGCAGTAACTAACGCGGCAGATGAAATGGTTCGATGGAATACATCTTCCATAGTTAATGCAGTTCGAAAATTAGTACCTTAA
- a CDS encoding YeiH family protein — translation MNLIRQNWKGLLLCLLLAVPASLLGKQFPIIGGPVFAILGGMTFAPLVKKKESFAPGVKYTSKKILQYAVVLLGFGMNLKVVMETGKQSLPIIICTITVSLVIAYVLHRVLRIPAKISTLVGVGSSICGGSAIAATAPVIDADEEEVAQAISVIFLFNILAALIFPALGGALGFSTTSGEAFGVFAGTAVNDTSSVTAAASTWDSLYNLGSQTLDKAVTVKLTRTLAIIPITLVLAFIRARKAEEKEGDKVSLKQVFPFFILFFIGASVITTIATAVGVPAEVFVPLKDLSKFFIIMAMAAIGFNTDIVKLIKSGGRPILLGMSCWLGITIVSLGMQHVMHIW, via the coding sequence ATGAATTTAATTAGACAAAACTGGAAAGGACTTTTATTGTGCCTGTTATTGGCAGTACCAGCAAGTCTGCTTGGAAAACAATTTCCGATTATAGGAGGTCCTGTATTTGCGATTCTTGGAGGGATGACTTTTGCTCCGCTTGTAAAAAAGAAAGAATCCTTTGCACCAGGAGTTAAGTATACATCGAAAAAGATTTTGCAGTATGCAGTTGTGCTGTTAGGATTTGGAATGAATCTAAAAGTTGTGATGGAGACCGGAAAACAGTCTTTGCCGATTATTATCTGTACGATTACGGTATCATTGGTGATTGCATATGTACTTCACCGTGTACTTCGCATACCAGCGAAGATTTCAACATTGGTTGGAGTTGGCTCTTCCATCTGTGGAGGTTCTGCGATTGCAGCCACGGCACCTGTCATTGATGCAGATGAAGAAGAAGTGGCGCAGGCGATTTCCGTTATCTTTCTCTTTAATATCTTGGCGGCATTAATTTTCCCAGCACTTGGAGGTGCACTTGGTTTTTCTACCACATCCGGAGAAGCGTTCGGTGTATTTGCGGGAACGGCGGTAAATGATACATCTTCTGTTACAGCAGCAGCATCTACATGGGACAGCCTTTATAATTTGGGAAGCCAGACACTTGATAAGGCAGTGACTGTAAAGCTGACGAGAACTTTAGCAATTATTCCGATTACACTTGTACTTGCATTTATAAGGGCGAGAAAAGCAGAGGAGAAAGAAGGAGATAAAGTGTCCCTGAAACAGGTATTTCCGTTCTTTATTTTATTCTTTATCGGAGCGAGTGTGATTACGACAATCGCTACAGCAGTGGGAGTACCGGCAGAAGTATTTGTGCCGCTTAAAGATTTGTCTAAATTCTTTATTATTATGGCGATGGCGGCAATTGGATTCAACACAGACATTGTAAAGTTAATAAAAAGCGGAGGACGCCCGATTCTTCTTGGAATGTCATGTTGGCTTGGAATTACAATCGTAAGTCTTGGAATGCAGCATGTAATGCATATATGGTAA
- a CDS encoding tyrosine-type recombinase/integrase: MPRRKKYPKLPNGYGQIRYLGKNRRNPYGVYPPATEEYPNGQMKPQKALCYVPDWPTGFAVLTAYRAGTYIQGMEKDFAEINNAQNADKFIQSLLANYNIMEGIKSKSNENLSFKEVFYKFYKRKFGHEFAEKIQKRSSLEYAFRAGFKNCQSLHDRIFTDIVSDDLQEVMDNCTLKHASVEHIQRVFRNLYKYAIANDIVKKDYSAFIEITQDDDDEHGIPFSKADIKKLWDEKENEIAEMLIIMCYSGFRITEYKTLEVNLKEKYFLGGIKTDAGKDRIVPIHSAILPLVVRRMKKNKKLLLTSDVQFRKNMYALLSELGIAKHTPHDCRHTFSKLCEDFEVKENDRKRMLGHAFKDVTNKIYGHRDIEDLRTEIEKIVSPDLL; encoded by the coding sequence ATGCCAAGACGTAAAAAATATCCAAAGCTTCCTAACGGATACGGACAGATTCGCTATCTAGGAAAGAACCGCCGCAATCCATACGGAGTTTATCCTCCTGCTACGGAAGAGTATCCAAACGGACAGATGAAGCCACAGAAAGCACTCTGCTACGTGCCTGACTGGCCAACAGGCTTTGCAGTCCTGACAGCCTATAGAGCTGGCACATACATACAGGGAATGGAAAAGGATTTTGCAGAGATAAACAATGCACAGAACGCTGACAAGTTTATACAAAGTCTGCTCGCAAATTATAATATAATGGAAGGAATCAAAAGCAAGTCAAACGAAAACTTGAGTTTTAAGGAAGTGTTTTATAAATTTTATAAAAGAAAATTCGGCCACGAATTTGCTGAAAAAATTCAGAAGCGTAGCAGTTTGGAATACGCGTTCCGTGCCGGCTTTAAAAACTGCCAATCATTACATGACAGAATTTTTACTGATATCGTATCTGACGATCTGCAAGAAGTGATGGACAATTGCACGCTTAAACACGCCAGCGTCGAACATATACAAAGAGTTTTTCGTAACTTGTACAAATATGCCATTGCAAACGATATTGTAAAGAAAGATTACTCGGCGTTTATCGAAATAACACAAGATGATGATGATGAGCATGGCATACCGTTTTCAAAAGCAGACATAAAAAAATTATGGGACGAAAAGGAAAATGAAATTGCAGAGATGTTGATAATTATGTGTTATTCAGGTTTCAGAATAACAGAGTACAAAACACTGGAAGTAAATTTGAAAGAAAAATATTTCTTAGGTGGAATAAAGACTGATGCCGGAAAGGACCGTATAGTCCCAATTCACTCTGCCATTCTTCCGCTGGTTGTCCGAAGAATGAAAAAGAATAAAAAATTACTCCTAACATCCGATGTGCAGTTCAGGAAAAATATGTACGCTCTTTTAAGTGAACTCGGTATAGCGAAGCATACACCTCACGACTGCCGGCACACCTTTTCAAAATTATGCGAAGATTTTGAGGTGAAAGAAAATGATAGAAAGAGAATGCTCGGGCACGCATTTAAGGATGTGACAAATAAAATTTATGGACACAGAGACATTGAAGATTTACGAACTGAGATTGAAAAAATAGTATCTCCTGATTTGTTGTAA